The Verrucomicrobium spinosum DSM 4136 = JCM 18804 genome includes a region encoding these proteins:
- the rpsM gene encoding 30S ribosomal protein S13 gives MARLLGVEIPNEKRIEASLPYIYGIGPSLTRKILAETGIDPNIRAGELSDEQLAEISRIVAAKGIVVEGDLRRELGAHMKRLTSINCYRATRHRRGLPVRGQRTKTNSRTRKGKRKTVGIQRNPNAKSGKV, from the coding sequence ATGGCACGTTTGCTTGGAGTAGAAATCCCTAACGAGAAGCGCATCGAAGCATCGCTTCCTTACATTTATGGCATTGGTCCCTCTCTGACGAGGAAGATCCTTGCTGAAACTGGTATCGACCCGAACATTCGTGCGGGCGAACTTTCTGACGAACAGCTTGCTGAGATCAGCCGCATCGTTGCCGCCAAAGGCATTGTGGTGGAAGGCGACCTTCGTCGTGAGTTGGGTGCACACATGAAGCGCCTGACGAGCATCAACTGCTACCGCGCCACCCGCCATCGTCGTGGGCTGCCGGTTCGTGGCCAGCGCACCAAGACCAACTCCCGCACCCGCAAGGGCAAGCGCAAGACCGTGGGCATCCAGCGCAACCCGAATGCCAAGTCCGGCAAGGTGTAA
- the rpmJ gene encoding 50S ribosomal protein L36, producing MRVRPSVKRLCESCRVIRRKGTVRVVCKNPRHKQRQG from the coding sequence ATGCGAGTCCGTCCCTCCGTCAAACGCCTTTGTGAGTCTTGCCGTGTCATTCGGCGCAAGGGCACCGTGCGCGTTGTCTGCAAGAACCCGCGGCACAAGCAGCGGCAAGGTTAA
- a CDS encoding WYL domain-containing protein has product MGNNTNPSQWAALERLRFIERSAWWRGMVNRNDLQQVYGVSQAQASADLQKYLELNPTALNYSLKRKRYEGTPTMKCVLHRPQLEEALSQFLEPASSGGAGGWGGSLLGGALESPASEATSHAGTRVAGVGLPQRTALPAVHRAIFLATLQELRVRIHYLSLTQRRPGWRWITPHAFAHDGYRWHVRAWCEENKAYRDFVLGRIKETEWPTLPAGRLEPDAEWHAWLTLNLVPNPALSQEQQEAVKADYDLKSGRMSLQVRQAMLEYTLAHLRLPSQHGKKPTPFLVLDEREK; this is encoded by the coding sequence ATGGGTAACAACACCAACCCTTCCCAGTGGGCCGCTTTGGAGCGCCTCCGGTTCATCGAGCGCAGCGCCTGGTGGCGGGGCATGGTGAACCGGAATGACCTACAGCAAGTGTATGGCGTCTCCCAGGCCCAAGCCTCGGCGGATCTCCAAAAGTACCTGGAACTCAATCCCACGGCGCTCAACTACAGCCTGAAACGCAAGCGCTACGAAGGCACGCCAACCATGAAATGCGTGCTGCACCGGCCCCAGCTTGAGGAAGCGCTCAGTCAGTTCCTCGAACCCGCCTCGTCGGGAGGCGCTGGTGGATGGGGCGGCTCCCTATTGGGAGGAGCACTCGAATCCCCAGCCTCTGAGGCCACAAGCCACGCCGGGACGCGGGTGGCAGGAGTGGGCCTGCCCCAGCGGACCGCGCTACCGGCCGTGCATCGCGCCATCTTTCTGGCCACCTTGCAGGAACTGCGAGTGCGGATCCACTACCTCTCGCTCACTCAACGCCGACCCGGCTGGCGCTGGATCACCCCTCACGCCTTTGCCCATGATGGCTACCGCTGGCACGTCCGCGCCTGGTGCGAGGAAAACAAGGCCTACCGCGATTTTGTGCTGGGCCGGATCAAGGAAACCGAGTGGCCCACCCTGCCGGCGGGACGACTGGAGCCGGATGCCGAGTGGCACGCATGGCTCACTCTGAATCTGGTGCCCAACCCGGCGCTCTCCCAGGAACAGCAGGAGGCAGTGAAGGCGGACTACGATCTCAAATCCGGGCGGATGAGCCTGCAGGTGCGCCAGGCCATGCTGGAGTACACCCTGGCCCACCTGCGGCTCCCCTCCCAGCATGGGAAGAAACCCACTCCATTCCTGGTGCTGGATGAGCGGGAGAAATGA
- the cas3g gene encoding type I-G CRISPR-associated helicase/endonuclease Cas3g: protein MSQSFPDFFAQLNSGRSPYDYQQRLAESECESRLISVPTGLGKTAAVVMAWLYNRVHLQDPKWPRRLVYCLPMRTLVEQTRDCCRHWLKEMGNREWDPKADKGHTGKVGLHILMGGEETVDWDLYPEENAILIGTQDMLLSRALNRGYGMSRYRWPMHFGLLNNDCLWGLDETQLMGVGVETSAQLDGFRHLAQWKKEGRCPTWWMSATLENGRLATVDHPVPAEGWPKVELSIEELQSDAVRQKVEARKPVTKSRYVLESKTKDAHAKELASLIKDKHVEGTLTLVVVNRVIRARKLYAALRDKRLGVKSENIALIHSRFRPVDRERHSKVLFGKGDRIVIATQAVEAGVDVSARLLISELAPWSSIVQRIGRCNRYGDIADAEFIWVDVAPKDEKDELVLPYSIEELARSRAALQKLNDVGPQSLSGVSVAEVPVIRPVIRRRDLLDLFDTTPDLCGQDLDISRYIRDGEDNDVQFFWRDISEKAVPTEKEPAPARHELCRVPRQEAAKFIKNNKGRVWTWNALEERWEAADYARSGAIYLIATDCGGYHDELGWTGDAKDRLKPLLPNTNSEESYKDDPLSRKGYWLSYDAHVKNVVTQTDALVAALGLDAPLAAAFHIAAFWHDVGKTHEIFQTLLCGDASGLDGTFQAKSEDKSRRLPEGRIGFRHELASALAWLASNPKVEYCDFIAYIIAAHHGKVRLSIRSLPDEKGDGSEPERLFARGVWDRDELPAIPGLTTHPTVLDLSFMHLGEGIKGPSWLARTVALRDAFGPFALAFFETLLRAADMRASASEARSLGCTNSQAA from the coding sequence ATGAGCCAATCATTTCCAGACTTTTTTGCTCAGCTCAATTCGGGGCGCTCCCCCTATGACTACCAGCAACGCCTGGCGGAGAGCGAGTGCGAGTCCCGCCTCATTTCCGTGCCCACGGGCTTGGGTAAAACCGCTGCCGTCGTGATGGCGTGGCTCTACAACCGCGTGCACCTGCAGGATCCCAAGTGGCCGCGCCGCCTGGTGTACTGCCTGCCTATGAGGACGCTCGTAGAGCAGACAAGAGATTGTTGCCGGCACTGGCTCAAGGAGATGGGAAACAGGGAATGGGACCCGAAGGCGGACAAAGGTCACACAGGCAAAGTCGGCCTCCATATCTTGATGGGGGGCGAGGAAACCGTGGATTGGGACCTGTACCCAGAGGAGAACGCCATTCTCATCGGCACGCAGGACATGCTCCTCAGTCGTGCCTTGAACCGCGGCTACGGCATGAGCCGCTACCGCTGGCCCATGCACTTCGGCTTGCTGAACAATGACTGCCTCTGGGGGCTTGATGAGACGCAGTTGATGGGGGTAGGTGTGGAGACGAGTGCGCAACTCGACGGCTTTCGACACCTGGCTCAGTGGAAAAAGGAAGGGCGCTGCCCTACTTGGTGGATGAGTGCTACTTTGGAAAATGGGCGTCTGGCTACCGTAGATCATCCCGTGCCTGCGGAAGGCTGGCCCAAAGTTGAGCTTTCAATCGAGGAGCTCCAATCTGACGCCGTTCGGCAAAAAGTCGAAGCTAGGAAGCCTGTCACTAAGTCCAGATATGTCCTCGAATCGAAGACCAAAGACGCGCATGCCAAAGAGCTGGCCAGTTTGATCAAAGACAAGCATGTTGAGGGCACCCTCACTCTGGTCGTTGTCAACAGGGTGATCCGGGCGAGGAAACTTTATGCTGCGCTTCGGGACAAGCGGCTTGGGGTCAAATCGGAAAATATCGCACTGATCCACTCCAGATTCCGGCCAGTGGACCGGGAACGTCATTCCAAGGTGCTCTTTGGCAAAGGGGATCGCATTGTCATCGCGACCCAAGCTGTGGAGGCCGGAGTGGATGTCTCGGCCAGGCTGTTGATCTCCGAGTTGGCTCCTTGGTCTTCGATCGTGCAGCGCATCGGTCGCTGCAATCGCTATGGCGACATTGCAGATGCCGAATTCATCTGGGTGGATGTCGCTCCTAAGGATGAAAAGGACGAACTCGTGCTGCCGTATTCTATCGAGGAGTTGGCGCGGTCCCGAGCAGCGCTCCAGAAGCTCAATGACGTGGGGCCGCAGTCGCTTTCGGGTGTGAGCGTGGCAGAAGTGCCTGTGATCCGCCCCGTTATCCGTCGTCGCGACTTGCTGGACCTGTTTGACACAACCCCAGACCTTTGTGGTCAGGATCTCGACATCTCGCGGTACATTCGAGACGGAGAGGACAATGACGTGCAATTCTTCTGGCGGGATATCTCGGAAAAAGCGGTGCCCACCGAGAAAGAGCCTGCACCCGCACGGCACGAACTCTGTCGCGTGCCACGACAGGAGGCCGCCAAGTTCATTAAGAACAATAAAGGCCGCGTCTGGACCTGGAATGCTTTGGAAGAACGCTGGGAGGCTGCTGACTACGCCCGCTCTGGTGCCATATATCTCATAGCCACAGACTGCGGCGGTTATCATGACGAGCTCGGTTGGACTGGTGATGCGAAGGACCGCCTCAAACCGCTACTCCCCAACACAAATAGCGAGGAATCCTACAAGGATGATCCTCTTTCCCGCAAAGGCTACTGGCTCTCCTATGACGCGCATGTGAAGAATGTCGTCACCCAAACAGATGCTCTCGTCGCGGCGTTGGGCCTCGATGCCCCGCTCGCCGCAGCTTTCCACATTGCCGCTTTCTGGCACGATGTGGGAAAGACGCATGAAATCTTCCAAACCCTCCTCTGCGGCGATGCATCGGGGCTTGATGGCACATTCCAGGCGAAGTCTGAGGATAAATCGCGCCGTCTCCCTGAAGGTCGCATTGGCTTCCGTCATGAACTTGCCTCCGCTCTCGCCTGGCTCGCCAGCAATCCCAAAGTTGAGTATTGCGATTTCATTGCCTATATCATTGCTGCGCATCATGGAAAGGTACGCCTCTCCATTCGCTCGCTGCCTGATGAGAAAGGCGACGGAAGCGAACCCGAGCGCCTCTTCGCTAGGGGTGTGTGGGATCGCGACGAATTACCTGCGATCCCAGGCCTTACCACTCACCCAACCGTTCTTGATCTGAGCTTCATGCATCTCGGTGAAGGAATCAAGGGGCCATCCTGGCTTGCTCGAACAGTCGCTCTGCGTGACGCCTTCGGACCATTCGCTTTGGCATTTTTCGAAACTCTTCTTCGCGCAGCCGACATGCGTGCCTCTGCTTCAGAAGCCAGATCGCTAGGTTGCACCAACTCTCAAGCCGCTTGA
- a CDS encoding alpha/beta hydrolase, with product MLPHEDSLTKLPPIDRNRELLKTAREEVYKTVGGHDLPVYFWEPTAEKAPPYPKSVIAFFFSSGWDNGQVSQFAPHCLYFASRGMTAMAFDYRVSAKHGSTPVDSMADVRSAMRWLRLNAVELGINPGKIVGAGGSGGAHMIAAAAMVQGFDEPGEDASISCAPNALALFNPVLDTSKKGFGHDRFLHPDEAKKANLMAAIAPHLPPTLIFHGTHDRVVPFEISEEFVRKMKKKKNVCELMVYEGQGHGFFNFNVSFDLYQGTLNALDDFLVTQAFIEHDPDMQVDLM from the coding sequence ATGCTGCCTCACGAAGACAGTCTCACCAAACTCCCTCCGATTGATCGCAATCGCGAGCTTTTGAAGACTGCCCGGGAAGAAGTTTACAAGACAGTGGGGGGGCACGATCTGCCTGTTTACTTTTGGGAACCGACGGCCGAAAAGGCTCCACCGTACCCCAAGAGCGTGATCGCGTTCTTTTTCAGCAGCGGCTGGGACAACGGTCAAGTGAGCCAGTTCGCCCCCCATTGTTTGTACTTCGCCTCCCGCGGCATGACAGCGATGGCTTTTGACTACCGCGTTTCGGCCAAACATGGCTCCACCCCGGTGGATTCCATGGCGGACGTGCGCTCTGCGATGCGCTGGCTGCGGCTGAATGCGGTGGAGTTGGGCATCAATCCGGGCAAGATTGTCGGGGCTGGCGGGAGTGGCGGAGCTCACATGATCGCTGCTGCGGCCATGGTCCAGGGGTTTGATGAACCTGGCGAGGACGCGAGCATCTCCTGTGCCCCCAATGCCCTGGCGCTCTTCAACCCTGTGCTGGACACCTCCAAGAAGGGTTTTGGTCACGACCGTTTCCTTCATCCTGATGAGGCCAAAAAGGCCAACCTGATGGCGGCTATTGCGCCACATCTCCCGCCGACCTTGATTTTTCACGGCACGCATGACCGGGTGGTGCCTTTCGAGATCTCAGAGGAGTTTGTCCGCAAAATGAAGAAGAAGAAAAACGTCTGCGAACTCATGGTGTATGAGGGGCAGGGGCATGGCTTCTTCAACTTCAACGTTTCCTTTGACCTCTATCAAGGGACGCTGAACGCGCTGGACGACTTCCTGGTCACCCAGGCCTTCATTGAGCACGATCCCGACATGCAGGTGGATTTGATGTGA
- the rpsD gene encoding 30S ribosomal protein S4: MARYTGPKEKIARRFGVALFGPSKALELRNFPPGQHGARNTRRKLSDYGIALAEKQKLRHTYGVLEKQFRRFFAEASRRKGVTGTILLQMLEQRLDNVVYRMGFANSRFAARQMVGHGHVTVNGKRCNIASAQIKAGDVVAVKSTARSQQLANRFLDLTQGVNSPDWMTVDRDKLTGTVNRSPEREEIDVFVNEQLVVELYSR; the protein is encoded by the coding sequence ATGGCTCGTTACACTGGTCCCAAAGAAAAAATTGCCCGCCGTTTTGGCGTGGCCCTCTTCGGCCCTTCCAAGGCCCTTGAGTTGCGCAACTTCCCGCCTGGTCAGCACGGCGCGCGCAACACCCGCCGCAAGCTCTCCGACTACGGCATCGCTCTTGCTGAGAAGCAGAAGCTCCGCCACACCTACGGTGTTCTTGAAAAGCAGTTCCGCCGCTTCTTCGCCGAAGCCTCCCGCCGTAAAGGCGTGACCGGTACCATCCTTCTTCAGATGCTCGAGCAGCGTCTGGACAACGTGGTGTACCGCATGGGCTTCGCCAACAGCCGCTTCGCCGCCCGTCAGATGGTGGGTCATGGTCACGTGACCGTGAACGGCAAGCGCTGCAACATCGCAAGCGCCCAGATCAAGGCTGGCGACGTGGTCGCCGTCAAGAGCACCGCTCGCTCCCAGCAGCTGGCCAACCGTTTCCTCGATCTCACCCAGGGCGTGAATTCCCCGGACTGGATGACCGTGGATCGCGACAAGCTCACGGGCACCGTCAACCGCTCCCCCGAGCGTGAAGAGATCGACGTGTTCGTGAACGAGCAGCTGGTGGTGGAACTCTACTCCCGCTAG
- a CDS encoding M16 family metallopeptidase, whose translation MTTRKLSLSLVALLLAAVPFSPPRLSAEPWTHEESDLKPDGKAVFGRLENGLRYVIYPNKFPVEGRASIRLFVDAGSLMEEDDQQGMAHFLEHMAFNGSKNFAAGTMVERFQRLGMGFGADTNAHTSFRETVYKLELPKVDEKMLTEGLHLFRDDLDGMLLGEEEIDKERGVILSEKLARDSVETRVMEAGYEFAMPDSLLPKRFPIGKEETIKGMKRQRFVDFYQKWYTPKRAVVIVAGDVDIPLVERLIKENFSDAKAQVGDSPDQSLGKITEGRGLVAKLHTELEAPATEISIEVVKPADKEGDSVSRRREKMIRNLADGMVNQRLSELAKKENSPVIEAEAYNFDMFKFVANSGVYAKCKPENWEPALNLAEQELRRALQHGFTPAEFAEAKATYLKGIRLRAEGKDTRKNAELADGFVRALGSELVFTDPEDDLKRVEKELVTVTAEDCLTSLRDAWKGNDIQIFIGGNLKLDNASETILAAYKASAAKPVAAPAQGAEAVFAYSNFGEPGKVVARNDVKDLEIIQVVFANQVRLNLKKTDFEKNSIRVAVNFGGGKLDAPADKPGMVPYAQSVFRQGGLEKHSMDDLRRIFASKTVSTEFAIGDDTFTLAGKTNPQDLDAQLQLLCATLSAPGYREEADRQFKMNLEAVYQELEHTAEGVMQNKVVGFIHSDDFRFVFPPREEMGRRTLTELKAWLTPMLKDGYMEITVLGDIEVEKTIELVAATFGTLPKRADKRPNYDEARKMTFPEGPRTKDIKFTTEIPRAYALAYWPTDDMLDVKRTRRLILLGQILDDRLRLKIREELGETYSPTSYHVASDTFPGYGYMTAMATLKPEQVEQVKPMFLEIAEGIIKEGISDDEFQRAREPQLQQLVQMRRDNRYWLTRVLPNCQSQPYRLEWCRSLVDDFTGIKKEELNDLAKTYLGGAKSITMGLLPELEKAPEGAGKAAAAGSVSK comes from the coding sequence ATGACGACACGCAAACTCTCTCTGAGTCTCGTGGCGCTGCTCCTTGCAGCAGTGCCGTTTTCACCCCCCCGCCTGTCTGCGGAACCCTGGACGCACGAGGAAAGCGACCTCAAACCCGATGGCAAGGCGGTCTTCGGCCGGCTGGAGAACGGGTTGCGTTATGTCATCTATCCCAACAAGTTCCCGGTGGAGGGGCGTGCGAGCATCCGCCTTTTTGTGGATGCGGGTTCCCTGATGGAGGAGGATGACCAGCAGGGGATGGCCCACTTCCTGGAGCACATGGCCTTCAACGGGTCCAAGAACTTCGCGGCCGGCACCATGGTGGAGCGCTTTCAGCGTCTCGGGATGGGGTTTGGCGCAGACACCAATGCCCACACATCCTTCCGGGAGACGGTGTACAAGCTGGAGCTGCCCAAGGTGGATGAAAAAATGCTCACGGAGGGCCTGCACCTGTTCCGTGATGACCTCGACGGCATGCTGCTGGGCGAGGAAGAGATCGACAAGGAGCGGGGTGTGATCCTGAGTGAGAAGCTGGCGCGGGACTCCGTGGAAACCCGGGTCATGGAGGCGGGGTATGAGTTTGCCATGCCGGACTCCCTCCTGCCAAAACGATTCCCGATTGGCAAGGAAGAGACCATCAAGGGCATGAAGCGGCAGCGCTTTGTGGACTTCTACCAGAAGTGGTACACCCCCAAGCGCGCGGTGGTGATCGTCGCAGGGGATGTGGACATCCCTCTCGTGGAAAGGCTCATCAAAGAGAACTTCTCAGATGCCAAGGCCCAGGTGGGCGACTCGCCTGACCAGAGCCTCGGCAAAATCACGGAAGGCCGTGGACTGGTCGCCAAGCTCCACACCGAGCTCGAGGCCCCTGCCACTGAGATCAGCATCGAGGTGGTGAAGCCCGCCGACAAGGAAGGGGACTCTGTCAGCCGCCGTCGGGAGAAGATGATCCGCAATCTGGCGGATGGCATGGTGAACCAGCGCCTGTCCGAACTGGCGAAGAAGGAGAACTCCCCGGTGATCGAAGCTGAGGCCTACAACTTCGACATGTTCAAGTTCGTCGCCAACAGCGGGGTGTACGCCAAGTGCAAGCCGGAGAACTGGGAGCCGGCGTTGAACCTCGCCGAGCAGGAGCTTCGCCGCGCTTTGCAGCACGGCTTCACCCCTGCGGAATTTGCCGAGGCCAAGGCCACGTATTTGAAGGGCATCCGGCTCCGGGCTGAAGGCAAAGACACCCGCAAAAACGCCGAGCTGGCGGACGGCTTCGTCCGGGCCCTGGGATCAGAACTGGTCTTCACTGATCCGGAAGATGATCTGAAGCGCGTTGAGAAGGAGTTGGTGACCGTCACAGCGGAAGACTGCCTGACCTCCCTGCGCGATGCCTGGAAGGGGAATGACATCCAGATTTTCATTGGTGGGAATCTCAAGCTCGACAACGCCAGCGAGACCATCCTGGCCGCCTACAAGGCGAGCGCCGCGAAGCCTGTCGCAGCACCGGCCCAAGGGGCAGAGGCGGTCTTTGCGTACTCAAACTTCGGCGAGCCGGGGAAAGTGGTGGCCCGCAATGACGTGAAGGACCTGGAAATCATCCAGGTGGTCTTTGCCAACCAGGTGCGCCTGAATCTGAAGAAGACCGACTTCGAAAAGAACAGCATCCGGGTGGCGGTGAACTTCGGTGGCGGCAAGCTCGATGCACCGGCTGACAAGCCAGGCATGGTGCCTTACGCCCAGAGCGTCTTCCGTCAGGGCGGGCTGGAGAAGCACAGCATGGACGACCTCCGGCGCATCTTCGCCAGCAAGACGGTCTCCACAGAGTTCGCCATCGGGGATGACACCTTCACCCTTGCGGGCAAGACCAATCCCCAGGATCTGGACGCCCAGCTTCAACTGCTGTGTGCGACCCTGTCCGCTCCGGGCTACCGCGAAGAAGCGGACCGCCAGTTCAAGATGAACCTTGAGGCTGTCTATCAGGAACTGGAGCACACCGCCGAAGGCGTGATGCAGAACAAGGTGGTGGGCTTCATCCACAGCGATGACTTCCGGTTTGTCTTTCCGCCCCGGGAGGAAATGGGGCGTCGGACCCTGACAGAGCTCAAGGCATGGCTCACGCCGATGCTCAAGGACGGGTATATGGAGATCACCGTCCTGGGGGACATTGAAGTCGAGAAGACCATCGAGCTGGTCGCGGCCACATTCGGCACCCTGCCCAAGCGGGCAGACAAGCGCCCCAACTACGATGAGGCCCGCAAGATGACCTTCCCGGAGGGGCCCCGCACGAAGGACATCAAGTTCACCACGGAGATCCCGCGAGCCTATGCGCTGGCCTACTGGCCCACGGATGACATGCTGGATGTGAAGCGTACCCGCCGCCTGATCCTGTTGGGGCAGATCCTGGATGACCGTCTGCGTCTCAAGATCCGTGAAGAGTTGGGGGAAACCTACAGCCCGACCAGCTACCATGTGGCCAGTGACACGTTCCCTGGCTACGGGTACATGACCGCCATGGCCACCCTGAAGCCAGAGCAGGTGGAGCAGGTGAAACCCATGTTCCTGGAGATCGCCGAAGGCATCATCAAGGAGGGGATCTCTGATGATGAGTTCCAGCGTGCGCGTGAGCCTCAACTCCAGCAGTTGGTACAGATGCGTCGTGACAATCGCTACTGGCTCACCCGGGTACTGCCCAACTGCCAGTCCCAACCTTACCGTCTGGAATGGTGCCGCTCCCTCGTGGACGACTTTACAGGCATCAAAAAGGAGGAGCTCAATGACTTGGCCAAGACCTACCTTGGAGGTGCCAAGAGCATCACCATGGGTCTGCTGCCTGAGCTGGAAAAAGCTCCTGAAGGGGCTGGCAAGGCTGCTGCTGCCGGATCGGTGAGCAAGTAG
- a CDS encoding flavodoxin domain-containing protein, which produces MSERILILYGTVTGNSEYCAEKAAKQARALGFDVRLESMLDAHPEVLTEHKTALLVVSTYGDGEPPDGTEDFFEAVVTNQRLSLPALRFSVLALGDTSYDQFCKCGKDYDAALEAVGGTRLHPLVECDTDYDEPCDAWIAGVFKALAEPRQALAA; this is translated from the coding sequence ATGTCTGAACGCATCCTCATCCTCTACGGCACCGTCACTGGGAACTCTGAATACTGCGCTGAGAAGGCCGCCAAACAGGCCCGGGCCCTGGGCTTCGACGTGAGGCTGGAGAGCATGCTGGACGCTCACCCGGAGGTGCTCACCGAGCACAAGACCGCCCTCCTGGTGGTGAGCACCTACGGGGATGGCGAGCCGCCCGATGGCACCGAGGACTTCTTTGAAGCGGTGGTCACCAATCAACGCTTGTCCCTCCCAGCTCTCCGCTTCTCCGTGCTCGCGCTGGGGGATACGTCCTACGACCAGTTCTGCAAATGCGGCAAAGACTATGACGCCGCCCTGGAGGCCGTGGGCGGCACCCGGCTCCATCCGCTGGTGGAGTGCGACACCGACTACGACGAGCCCTGTGACGCCTGGATCGCCGGCGTTTTCAAAGCACTCGCTGAGCCCCGGCAGGCTCTCGCCGCCTAG
- the rpsK gene encoding 30S ribosomal protein S11, whose protein sequence is MSEENVTPAEPAVEPVTPAPAAPEAAAPVAAAAPAAAAAPAEKEKEKPKTINDVFLSLEGGAPEAPKIIKAKGSKNVSSGIVHVTATFNNTQVSVTDRNGNLIGWSSSGKMGFKGSRKGTAYAGQVVSQDACRQAMGHGLREVEVRLKGPGSGRESAVRAVQALNIEITVIKDVTPVPHNGCRPPKARRV, encoded by the coding sequence ATGTCCGAAGAAAATGTGACACCCGCAGAGCCCGCTGTTGAGCCTGTGACCCCCGCACCCGCTGCTCCTGAAGCTGCGGCTCCCGTTGCAGCCGCAGCGCCGGCAGCCGCCGCCGCTCCTGCTGAGAAGGAGAAGGAAAAGCCGAAGACCATCAATGATGTCTTCCTGAGCCTTGAAGGCGGTGCTCCCGAAGCGCCCAAAATCATCAAGGCCAAGGGCAGCAAAAACGTCTCCAGCGGCATTGTTCACGTCACCGCGACGTTCAACAACACGCAGGTGTCCGTCACCGACCGCAATGGCAACCTTATTGGTTGGTCCAGCTCCGGCAAGATGGGCTTCAAGGGCTCCCGCAAAGGCACGGCCTACGCCGGCCAGGTGGTGTCCCAAGATGCCTGCCGTCAGGCCATGGGTCACGGTCTTCGTGAAGTGGAAGTGCGCCTCAAGGGACCTGGCTCCGGCCGTGAGTCCGCTGTGCGTGCCGTCCAGGCTCTGAACATTGAAATCACCGTCATCAAAGACGTGACCCCGGTGCCGCACAACGGTTGCCGTCCTCCCAAGGCGCGCCGCGTCTAA
- a CDS encoding hemin transporter HmuS: MDAEAERSGRVAYSFPAGTFDLQQTQGNLCLASEDGSTTYVGLRLQWVRLFEMVRHLHVVLGAAASGPISLADTWERPDFTLFPGTGCLYDLESAAEIKWHHLASAIAVVDDHGHQQTASIQFFDRQGRGCLKLMLTNFSDLDAFDRLVKKHAVPFDSGMEPEAPRGSDCKPAAKVADADLVRRLWRDAARSRPDDLLPGLSRFQRREALPLLGDDLAWDCQGMVVMRALEIATAQSIPLRCAVNNQGVFLPAPFTPTHGHPCEAGLTFFSPFSQLTLRHNREPWEAWATRHSSWPIQSPLTLEIYDDAGQLCSTLRPAAEASDIQVHAWNSVLKSHRQM, translated from the coding sequence ATGGATGCTGAGGCTGAGCGCAGCGGCCGGGTGGCCTACAGCTTTCCCGCCGGCACCTTCGATCTTCAACAGACCCAGGGCAACCTGTGCCTGGCCAGTGAGGACGGCAGCACCACCTACGTGGGCCTGCGCCTCCAGTGGGTGCGGTTGTTCGAGATGGTGCGGCACTTGCATGTCGTGCTAGGAGCCGCCGCCTCGGGCCCGATCAGCCTGGCCGACACCTGGGAGCGCCCGGATTTCACCTTGTTTCCCGGAACCGGATGCCTGTACGATCTGGAGTCAGCCGCAGAGATCAAATGGCACCACCTCGCCTCCGCCATCGCCGTAGTGGATGATCACGGTCACCAGCAAACGGCCAGCATCCAGTTCTTTGACCGCCAGGGCCGGGGCTGCCTCAAGCTCATGCTCACCAACTTCTCGGATCTGGACGCGTTCGACCGGCTCGTGAAGAAGCACGCCGTGCCATTTGATTCCGGCATGGAACCGGAAGCCCCCCGCGGATCAGACTGCAAGCCGGCTGCAAAGGTGGCAGATGCCGATCTCGTCCGCCGGCTCTGGCGCGACGCCGCCCGCTCCCGCCCCGATGACCTTCTTCCCGGATTGTCCCGCTTCCAGCGCCGGGAAGCCCTCCCGCTCTTGGGCGACGATCTGGCCTGGGACTGCCAAGGCATGGTCGTCATGCGCGCCCTGGAGATAGCGACCGCCCAGAGCATCCCCCTACGCTGCGCCGTGAACAATCAGGGCGTCTTCCTGCCCGCCCCCTTCACTCCCACGCACGGGCATCCCTGTGAAGCTGGACTCACATTCTTCAGCCCCTTTTCCCAACTCACGCTGCGGCACAACCGCGAGCCCTGGGAGGCCTGGGCCACCCGTCATAGTTCCTGGCCCATCCAGTCCCCGCTCACGCTGGAGATCTACGATGACGCCGGACAGCTCTGCAGCACCCTCAGGCCGGCAGCGGAAGCCAGCGACATCCAGGTACACGCCTGGAACTCGGTATTGAAGAGTCATCGCCAGATGTAG